A genomic stretch from Oreochromis aureus strain Israel breed Guangdong linkage group 17, ZZ_aureus, whole genome shotgun sequence includes:
- the mccc1 gene encoding methylcrotonoyl-CoA carboxylase subunit alpha, mitochondrial, with translation MAAVILSFPTLQGLRIFTQKLSWSTRGVRLVSGGVRRIEKVLIANRGEIACRVMRSAKKMGVRSVAVYSDADTHSMHVAMADEAYHIGPAPSQQSYLSMDKVLEVAKKSGSHAVHPGYGFLSENTEFAEACKQEGIIFIGPPSSAIRDMGIKSTSKHIMSAAGVPIIGGYHGEDQSNEKLQAEAVRIGYPVMIKAVRGGGGKGMRIARSDSDFLEQLESARREARKSFNDDVMLIEKFVEDPRHVEVQVFGDMHGNAVYLFERDCSVQRRHQKIIEEAPAPGISPEVRRKLGEAAVRAAKAVNYVGAGTVEFIMDAQHNFYFMEMNTRLQVEHPVSEMITGTDLVEWQLRVAAGERLPLLQEDIMLRGHSFEARIYAEDPNNDFLPGAGPLLHLSTPSPDQHTRIETGVREGDEVSAHYDPMIAKLVVWGEDRSAALKKLRYCLRQYNIVGLNTNIDFLLNLSGHPEFEAGNVSTSFIPQHYADLFPTPKAPSGATICQAALGLILQERNHTLGFTQSSTDPFSPFGSSSGWRNNILFNRNVTLQVGDKKVDVVIMYNQDGSYSMQVGDEVNHVTGEVEMEGGASFLHCTVNGVKSRPKLVILDNTVHLFSTEGSSQVSVPVPKYRAGVGGSGAQGGAVAPMTGTIEKVLVKAGDKVTVGDPLMVMIAMKMEHTIRAPKSGVIKKVLFSEGSQANRHAPLVELVEEEEQAEGSSQ, from the exons ATGGCTGCAGTTATTTTAAGTTTCCCAACTCTGCAGGGCCTGAGAATATTCACGCA GAAGCTGTCATGGAGCACGAGAGGCGTGAGGCTTGTTTCAGGAG GGGTGAGAAGGATAGAAAAGGTGCTGATTGCCAATCGAGGAGAGATTGCATGCCGTGTGATGCGTTCAGCCAAGAAGATGGGTGTACGCTCAGTGGCGGTGTACAGTGATGCAGACACACACTCCATGCATGTAGCTATG GCAGATGAAGCCTACCATATTGGCCCTGCACCCTCCCAGCAGAGTTACCTCTCTATGGATAAAGTTTTGGAAGTGGCCAAGAAATCTGGATCACAT GCGGTCCATCCTGGCTATGGTTTTTTGTCAGAAAACACAGAGTTTGCTGAGGCATGTAAACAGGAAGGAATCATCTTCATTGGGCCTCCCTCGTCTGCCATCAGAGACATGGGCATTAAAAG cacatCCAAGCATATCATGTCAGCTGCTGGTGTGCCAATCATAGGTGGCTACCATGGAGAGGACCAATCTAATGAGAAGTTGCAGGCAGAGGCTGTCCGGATTGGATACCCTGTGATGATCAAAGCAGTTCGTGGAGGAGGGGGGAAG GGCATGCGTATTGCACGCTCAGACTCTGACTTCTTGGAGCAGTTGGAGTCAGCACGGCGGGAAGCCAGAAAATCCTTCAATGACGATGTCATGCTGATTGAGAAGTTTGTGGAGGACCCCAG ACATGTGGAGGTCCAGGTGTTTGGGGACATGCACGGCAATGCCGTCTATCTGTTTGAGAGGGACTGCAGCGTTCAAAGGAGACATCAGAAGATCATAGAGGAAGCACCCGCG CCTGGTATAAGCCCTGAGGTCAGGAGAAAACTCGGAGAAGCAGCGGTTAGAGCAGCCAAGGCTGTCAACTATGTTGGAGCAG GTACGGTGGAGTTCATTATGGATGCCCAGCACAACTTTTATTTCATGGAGATGAACACCAGGTTGCAGGTGGAGCATCCCGTCTCTGAGATGATCACTGGAACTGACCTGGTGGAGTGGCAGCTCAGG GTGGCAGCGGGGGAGCGCCTGCCTCTCCTTCAGGAAGACATAATGCTAAGGGGACACTCGTTTGAGGCTCGTATCTATGCTGAAGACCCAAATAACGACTTCCTTCCTGGGGCGGGGCCTCTGCTGCATCTCTCCACTCCCTCACCAGACCAACATACACGTATAGAGACTGGCGTCAGAGAAG GGGACGAGGTCTCGGCACATTATGACCCAATGATTGCCAAGCTGGTGGTGTGGGGAGAGGACCGATCTGCTGCCTTAAAAAAGCTGCGGTATTGTCTACGACAGTACAAC ATAGTAGGACTAAACACCAACATAGATTTCCTGCTGAATCTTTCGGGCCACCCAGAGTTCGAGGCCGGAAATGTGAGCACCAGCTTCATCCCCCAGCACTACGCTGACCTCTTCCCCACTCCGAAAGCACCTTCTGGGGCAACAATCTGTCAGGCAGCCCTCGGCCTGATACTACAGGAGAGGAACCACACACTGGGATTCACCCAGAGCTCCACTG ATCCTTTCTCCCCATTTGGCTCTAGCAGTGGTTGGAGAAACAACATCCTGTTTAACAGAAATGTGACACTACAGGTGGGAGATAAAA AAGTTGATGTGGTCATCATGTACAACCAGGATGGGAGCTACAGTATGCAG GTTGGTGACGAGGTGAACCACGTCACAGGGGAGGTGGAGATGGAAGGCGGGGCATCATTCCTGCACTGTACTGTCAATGGCGTCAAGTCCCGCCCTAAACTTGTGATCCTGGACAACACTGTGCACCTGTTCTCCACT GAGGGAAGCTCTCAGGTGTCTGTTCCCGTGCCAAAGTATCGGGCTGGTGTTGGCGGCTCAGGAGCTCAGGGTGGAGCCGTGGCCCCCATGACTGGAACTATAGAGAAG
- the LOC116315473 gene encoding lysosome-associated membrane glycoprotein 3, whose protein sequence is MAILVCLLTTMLKAHRGGWCLFFLAAVIPGVHFQSNNVSIQPALDSELHSKGQIYRPVLQPSEATPQIGKYVRKDPQGKPCIRISMGAEFLVTENKKTWYFDLDPSRVEVSGYCGKEEAVLSLTLPDNGASLQFKFKKEKNVFYVIEMNAHLSPMPVCKDCSNKTYKGVLAHEKLFKTANGRSFTCKSENLLLMSSELKIKLVPVKMQAFDLSHGQYGKEVECWADYNKRIIPIVIGAAVVCLILIIVMSFLVVRDRRRDGYERI, encoded by the exons ATGGCTATTCTCGTTTGTCTTCTAACTACGATGCTAAAAGCTCACCGAGGTGGATGGTGTCTTTTCTTCCTGGCTGCTGTCATTCCAG GTGTCCACTTTCAGAGCAATAACGTCTCCATCCAGCCTGCTTTGGACTCTGAGCTTCACTCCAAGGGTCAGATCTACCGGCCGGTCCTGCAGCCATCTGAGGCCACTCCTCAAATAG GAAAGTATGTGAGAAAAGACCCTCAAGGGAAACCCTGCATCAGAATTTCCATGGGAGCAGAGTTCTTGGTCACTGAAAACAAG AAAACCTGGTATTTTGACCTGGACCCATCCAGAGTTGAGGTCAGTGGTTACTGTGGCAAAGAAGAGgctgttctctctctcacactgccAGACAATGGTGCCAGCCTGCAGTTCAAATTCAAAAAG GAGAAGAATGTTTTCTACGTCATCGAGATGAATGCTCATTTGTCTCCCATGCCTGTCTGCAAAGACTGTTCCA ACAAGACTTACAAAGGTGTGTTGGCCCATGAAAAGCTGTTCAAAACTGCTAACGGTCGAAGCTTCACGTGCAAGTCTGAGAATCTGCTTTTGATGTCGTCTGAGCTGAAGATCAAGCTGGTTCCTGTGAAGATGCAGGCCTTCGACCTGTCCCATGGACAGTACGGAAAAG AGGTGGAGTGCTGGGCTGACTATAACAAGAGGATCATTCCCATCGTCATTGGGGCAGCCGTCGTGTGTCTCATTCTTATCATTGTGATGAGCTTCCTTGTGGTCAGAGATCGCCGCAGAGATGGATACGAACGGATTTGA